The nucleotide sequence AAATTAATTCATTAAGTGAATTAATCGAATAGAAGATGGCTAACAACTGATTCAACCTGACAATTCCTGTTGTCACAATTTTTGCGGACGCTGCGCTGCAAAAATTGCGCCAAGCCCTGTGGGCCGGAATTGCAGGTTAACAAAATGTTATATCCACAGTGGAGATAATAGAGGTATAAAGTTTAATCGCAATAATACTTGACAACTTGTCACGATAATGTATATTAGAAGTATGAAAACACTACCTGTCGGTGAATTTAAAACCCACTTTTCTGAAGTAATAGATGATGTACGTGCAGGAGAGGAAATTATAATCACATACGGAAAAAAGAAAGAAAACGTTGCAGTAGTAATACCATATTCCGCCTATGAAAAGCGAAATAAGATAAAGCTTGGGCTCTTGCAAGATAAAGAATATGAGATAAAAAAAGATTTCGAAATGACTGAAGAAGAATTACTTGGAATATGAAATATCTTCTCGACACACATTATCTTTTATGGTCATTGTTTGACCCTGAAAAAATAGATAAAAATGTACTTTCAATACTTGAAAATGAAGAAGATGAAAAATATATATCTGGAATAAATCTATGGGAAATATCATTAAAATATTCCCTTGGAAAATTAGAAATAAATGGTCTTAATCCTGAACAAATTACAGATAGCATAATAGAAGCTGGATTTAAGATAACAGATATTGATTATAAATCGTATGCATCATATTACAAATTACCGAAAAAGGAGGATCACAAAGATCCATTCGATCGGATGTTGATATGGTATTCAATCCAGAATGATTTTATTTTAATCACTAAGGATAGCAAGATCGAACAATATATACCAGATGGGCTTAAAGTAGTTACTGGAACATAACCTCAAGGATTGAGTCGACCTTCACGGTTGATTCAATCCAATGTTCAAGAAGCCCTGATCGACAGTATTGTTTCTTATTAATGGGAAATGGTCGCCGGTTTCTATTGGAAGACAAATGCCTGAAGGCTCAGCAGCTTCTCAGACCCAGTGGCTGAATCAGTGTAGCGAAAGAGGATGTGGTTGTCCTCGATGGCGACAATTTTCTGAGTAGGTATACAACAGCAGCACATCCTCGAAAATGGTAAAAACCCATCGTGCCGTCGGATTATCAGTCGGCTTATTCTTCTGGTCCCATATATGTGTTCCCTTTTCTTTGAGAGCGCGGCGAATGCGTTTTTCCGCAAGGGAGTAGACCAGAAGCGAGAGAGTCATGATCATGATCAGTGACATCACCCGTTCAGGTTTTTTCAGAAACAGCCGGTCTGTATAGAAGAGGGGATCTTTCAGGAAACGAAAGCCCCGCTCTACACTGACATTCTGATCCTTGTAGACCTCGATTATCTGTCGGTCTGAAAGGTTTTCCTCATCGAGCTCGTTTGTGGCCACGATGAACTTGCTCTTACGGAGTCTGTCGGCCTCTATACGCTCCTCATCATAGCTGAGCACCCCTTCTGATAAACCATGAGGTCGGGATGGGAGTGCTGCCTGCCTTCGCCGACCTTTGCCCTCATAGCAGGGCCTCTCATAGACATGGAAAGCTATATGCAAGTGCTTGAGTTTCCGA is from Marispirochaeta sp. and encodes:
- a CDS encoding type II toxin-antitoxin system prevent-host-death family antitoxin, translating into MKTLPVGEFKTHFSEVIDDVRAGEEIIITYGKKKENVAVVIPYSAYEKRNKIKLGLLQDKEYEIKKDFEMTEEELLGI
- a CDS encoding type II toxin-antitoxin system VapC family toxin, yielding MKYLLDTHYLLWSLFDPEKIDKNVLSILENEEDEKYISGINLWEISLKYSLGKLEINGLNPEQITDSIIEAGFKITDIDYKSYASYYKLPKKEDHKDPFDRMLIWYSIQNDFILITKDSKIEQYIPDGLKVVTGT
- a CDS encoding IS1634 family transposase; translated protein: MRKKEIELKHLRNTACAEDARTAAESFSRKLKHLHIAFHVYERPCYEGKGRRRQAALPSRPHGLSEGVLSYDEERIEADRLRKSKFIVATNELDEENLSDRQIIEVYKDQNVSVERGFRFLKDPLFYTDRLFLKKPERVMSLIMIMTLSLLVYSLAEKRIRRALKEKGTHIWDQKNKPTDNPTARWVFTIFEDVLLLYTYSENCRHRGQPHPLSLH